In the genome of Asterias amurensis chromosome 16, ASM3211899v1, one region contains:
- the LOC139948804 gene encoding rRNA N(6)-adenosine-methyltransferase METTL5-like has product MKLKQLETHLQQVDAFEEPKILLEQYPTRPHIAACMLHTMDARYGDLQGKLVADLGCGCGVLSIGAAMLEAGFCIGFDVDEDALDICAQNVEDFDLRSNVDLIQCDLTSSDLIGRWHNQFDTVIMNPPFGTKHNKGIDMVFLRQALDLANTAVYSLHKTSTRQHIEKKAKEWGTEMEVVAELRYDLPASYKFHKQKSVDIEVDFLRFSWPKTLPTSPTPLAVQYDQRVGSAR; this is encoded by the exons ATGAAACTGAAGCAGTTAGAGACACACCTTCAACAGGTGGATGCATTTGAGGAGCCTAAGATTTTATTGGAACAATACCCAACGAGGCCCCATATTGCAG CATGCATGCTACACACAATGGATGCAAGATATGGAGACCTTCAAGGCAAGTTGGTTGCAGACCTAGGTTGTGGATGCGGTGTACTGAGTATTGGAGCTGCTATGTTGGAGGCAGG GTTCTGCATAGGCTTTGATGTAGATGAGGATGCACTGGATATCTGTGCCCAGAATGTTGAGGACTTTGACCTGAGGTCAAACGTTGACCTGATACAGTGTGACCTGACCTCATCTGACCTGATAGGCAGATGGCATAACCAGTTTGACACTGTCATCATGAATCCACCATTCGGGACGAAACACaataaag GTATAGACATGGTTTTTCTAAGACAGGCCTTGGATCTGGCCAACACTGCTGTGTACTCACTGCATAAAACATCAACAAGACAG CATATTGAGAAGAAAGCCAAAGAATGGGGGACTGAGATGGAAGTAGTTGCTG AACTGCGTTATGATTTACCTGCATCATACAAGTTTCACAAGCAGAAATCG GTTGACATCGAGGTAGACTTTCTTAGATTTTCATGGCCGAAAACATTGCCTACATCTCCCACTCCGTTGGCAGTGCAGTACGATCAAAGAGTAGGGTCAGCCAGGTGA
- the LOC139948802 gene encoding histone acetyltransferase KAT2A-like has protein sequence MATAPVPESTPPAAELVTQRRSSATHINPGEISRPMNLQRIAQRKTQVRNYPKTKKLEKLGIYSSCKADDSCKCNGWKNPNPPPTPTQPSRLDIATPLASLSDPCRSCSHQLAAHVSHLENVPEEEINRLLGIVVDVENLFLCVHKEEDADTKQVYFYLFKLLRKCILQMSKPSVEGPLGSPPFEKPSINKGVTNFVVYKFGHLPQKDWQTMYDLAKMFLHCLNHWKLETPTVRKQRAQTDDVAAYKVNYTRWLCYCHVPAFCDSLPRYETTHIFGRSLLRSVFTVMRRQLLDKFRAEKDKMPPEKRTLVLTHFPRFLSMLEEEVYGPSSPIWDPDFSPMPGSTCVPLPDPPTPDNVSPLATSVPTAASTVPTMGRITISATAASAATLADNSTSFNLSPGLVNSKKAVKVGDSEEEEPVVEKVAEKRKSDDSETIEDAKRQRLLEDDIPMKVVSEVLSTITDPAAMVGPESSLFSAHAARDEAARNEERRGVIEFHVIGNSITRNPSRQTLIWLIGLQNVFSHQLPRMPKEYITRLVFDTKHKTLALVKDGRVIGGICFRMFPTQGFTEIVFCAVTSNEQVKGYGTHLMNHLKDYHIKHGVLHFLTFADEYAIGYFKKQGFSKEIKLSKSAYVGYIKDYEGATLMGCQLNPRIPHTEFSQIIRRQKEIVKKLIARKQEEVRKVFPGLTCFKEGVRQIPLESIPGLVEAGWRPPKEKPPPTKLCNMSEEQVYQLFKTVLTATKNHTSAWPFLKPVEALEAPDYYDHIKYPMDLKTMTERLKNKYYCSKKLFIADMQRIFSNCRAYNAADTEYVKGANTLERFFFNKIREFGIIDK, from the exons ATGGCGACTGCCCCAGTTCCAGAATCCACTCCTCCGGCTGCGGAGTTGGTGACCCAGCGACGTTCTTCAGCAACTCACATCAATCCAGGTGAAATCAGTCGACCCATGAACCTTCAGAGAATCGCTCAAAGAAAAACCCAAGTCAGAAATTATCCGAAGACGAAGAAACTGGAGAAATTGGGCATCTACTCGTCATGCAAG GCTGATGACTCTTGCAAGTGCAATGGGTGGAAGAATCCCAATCCACCCCCTACGCCTACACAGCCAAGCCGTCTAGACATTGCCACACCTCTTGCCAGTTTGTCCGATCCCTGCAGGAGCTGCAGCCACCAGCTTG CCGCTCATGTTTCCCATCTGGAGAATGTACCGGAGGAGGAGATAAATCGCCTCCTTGGCATAGTTGTAGATGTGGAGAACCTCTTCCTCTGTGTGCATAAAGAAGAGGATGCGGATACCAAACAGGTCTACTTCTACCTCTTCAAG ctCCTGAGAAAATGCATCCTACAGATGAGCAAGCCGTCAGTAGAGGGTCCACTTGGAAGTCCACCATTTGAGAAGCCAAGCATAAACAAG GGGGTCACAAATTTTGTGGTGTACAAATTTGGGCATTTACCTCAGAAGGACTGGCAGACGATGTACGACCTGGCAAAGATGTTCCTTCATTGTCTCAACCATTGGAAGCTAGAAACACCAACCGTAAGGAAGCAGCGAGCCCAGACAGACGATGTAGCTGCTTACAAGGTCAACTACACAAG GTGGTTGTGCTATTGCCACGTCCCAGCATTCTGCGATAGTCTCCCACGCTATGAGACAACGCACATCTTCGGTCGATCTCTCCTACGCTCAGTCTTCACCGTCATGAGGCGGCAGCTTCTGGACAAGTTCAGAGCGGAGAAGGACAAGATGCCACCTGAGAAACGAACCCTGGTGCTTACTCACTTCCCAAG GTTTCTTTCAATGCTGGAAGAGGAAGTCTATGGACCTAGTTCACCAATCTGGGACCCTGACTTCTCACCTATGCCTGGTAGTACTTGTGTGCCTCTTCCAGACCCACCTACACCGGACAATG TGAGCCCTTTGGCAACCTCAGTCCCAACGGCAGCGAGCACGGTACCAACCATGGGTCGCATCACCATCTCAGCCACCGCGGCTTCAGCGGCGACGTTGGCCGATAACAGTACCTCCTTTAACCTCAGCCCTGGGTTGGTCAACAGCAAGAAGGCAGTCAAAGTGGGCGACTCTGAGGAAGAGGAACCTGTAGTCGAAAAAG TGGCTGAGAAGAGGAAGAGTGATGACTCGGAGACGATCGAAGATGCCAAGAGACAACGACTCTTAGAAG ACGATATTCCAATGAAAGTTGTGAGTGAGGTGTTATCGACGATCACGGATCCTGCTGCGATGGTTGGCCCCGAG AGTAGTCTGTTTTCTGCACATGCTGCCCGTGATGAGGCGGCCCGCAATGAAGAACGCCGCGGCGTTATCGAGTTCCACGTCATCGGGAATTCCATCACGCGAAATCCATCTCGCCAGACGCTGATTTGGCTGATCGGACTTCAGAACGTCTTCTCCCATCAACTACCAAGGATGCCTAAGGAATACATCACAAG GTTGGTGTTTGACACCAAGCACAAAACCCTCGCCCTCGTCAAGGACGGACGGGTCATCGGTGGGATCTGCTTCCGTATGTTCCCGACCCAGGGCTTCACCGAGATCGTCTTCTGTGCTGTGACCTCTAACGAGCAGGTCAAAGGTTACGGTACCCACTTGATGAACCATCTGAAGGACTACCACATCAAACATGGAGTCTTACACTTTTTGACCTTCGCTGATGAGTATGCTATCGGCTACTTCAAGAAACAG GGTTTTTCAAAGGAAATAAAGCTGTCTAAATCTGCGTATGTCGGCTACATCAAGGACTATGAGGGCGCTACACTGATGGGCTGTCAGCTCAATCCTCGCATCCCGCATACAGAGTTCTCCCAGATCATCCGACGGCAGAAAGAG ATTGTCAAGAAGCTAATTGCGAGGAAACAGGAAGAGGTTCGGAAAGTCTTCCCCGGGCTGACCTGCTTCAAGGAAGGGGTGCGACAGATACCCCTGGAGAGTATTCCTGGACTGG TTGAGGCAGGATGGAGACCGCCAAAAGAGAAACCTCCGCCAACGAAGCTCTGTAATATGAGTGAGGAACAAGTCTACCAACTCTTCAAGACTGTCCTGACTGCAACCAAG AATCACACAAGTGCCTGGCCATTCCTGAAGCCTGTAGAAGCCTTGGAAGCACCTGACTATTACGACCACATCAAGTACCCCATGG ATTTGAAGACGATGACTGAGCGACTGAAGAACAAGTACTACTGCTCCAAGAAGTTGTTCATTGCAGATATGCAACGGATCTTCAGTAACTGTCGAGCCTATAACGCAGCCGATACAGAGTATGTTAAAGGTGCCAATACGCTGGAGAGGTTCTTCTTCAATAAGATTAGAGAGTTTGGGATTATTGATAAGTAA
- the LOC139948803 gene encoding uncharacterized protein: MGKSFANFMCKKFFHPSSFANIKRVWLAEQRVAEETQKQDELRAEYERDQDHYNNRQLMGDERVKNGLTFIYEAPKAYQTEPSDQGKLEWKRDTPMEAEPASILPGLSQDNGATVRKVRCVKCHEMGHINTDKECPRYEASRDEETKAETVHQDQLVAEMRRDGYAFKQNVLGRSIQDETYNKHLVAEEDSDDGPPPEEAFLNSLTKKQKKKLLKKLNRLENKHSGSVHKKKKSKKLRRRSDSSSDEEPRKKKQKSKKHKRADSSSEDSSSDESSDGRRRKQSRPRRRSSTPERYESRQGSEKRRRDNQKRSVKKEDERRSHSSQKKHSDHRQAVKQELRGPDRDDDNGYRRGSHQQRRDDEDAGMRHGQMRVKKEPQNSSKGDTSREKSVRERSQKKSSRRHGSSSSDSDSDSGTEKPSRGRNTKKHRGDSSDDDRRRVHQDRNHRREDSHGGRRDEEYSSQSSSQRRRHDTRDEPRIKAERSSRDDRGDGDRGRQRVKEYRDRR, from the exons ATGGGGAAATCTTTCGCCAATTTCATGTGTAAAAAGTTCTTCCATCCCTCTTCGTTTGCTAATATAAAAAGG GTTTGGCTAGCTGAGCAGCGGGTCGCTGAAGAGACGCAGAAACAGGATGAGCTTCGAGCTGAATATGAACGTGACCAAGATCACTACAACAACAG GCAGTTGATGGGAGATGAGAGAGTTAAGAATGGCCTAACCTTCATCTACGAGGCACCCAAGGCCTACCAGACAGAGCCTAGCGACCAAGGAAAGCTGGAATGGAAGAGAGATACACCCATGGAAGCTGAGCCTGCTTCCATACTCCCTGGATTAAGCCAAGACAACGGGGCCACTGTCAGGAAGGTCCGTTGTGTTAAGTGTCACGAGATGGGGCACATCAACACAGACAAAGAG TGTCCAAGGTATGAAGCATCCAGGGATGAAGAAACGAAAGCCGAGACTGTCCATCAGGACCAACTTGTCGCAGAGATGCGGCGTGATGGCTACGCTTTCAAACAGAACGTCCTTGGTCGCAGCATACAAGACGAAACATACAATAAG CATCTTGTTGCAGAGGAGGATTCTGATGACGGCCCACCCCCAGAGGAGGCCTTCTTGAACTCCCTCACCAAGAAACAGAAGAAGAAACTCCTCAA AAAACTGAACCGCTTAGAGAATAAACACTCTGGATCTGtacacaagaagaagaaaagcaaGAAACTGCGACGACGAAGCGACAGTTCGTCAGACGAAGAGcccagaaagaaaaaacagaaatCCAAGAAGCACAAGAGAGCTGATTCCAGCAGTGAAGACTCGTCAAGTGATGAGAGCTCAGATGGAAGACGTCGGAAGCAGTCGAGACCAAGACGACGTAGCAGCACCCCTGAGCGTTATGAAAGCAGACAAGGCAGCGAGAAGAGAAGACGAGATAACCAGAAGAGATCCGTTAAGAAGGAGGATGAGCGAAGGAGCCATTCCAGTCAGAAGAAGCACAGCGATCACAGGCAGGCCGTAAAACAAGAACTGAGAGGTCCCGACCGGGATGATGATAATGGCTACAGGAGAGGAAGCCATCAGCAGAGAAGGGACGATGAAGATGCAGGGATGCGCCATGGTCAAATGCGAGTCAAGAAGGAGCCGCAGAACAGCTCTAAAGGTGATACTTCAAGAGAGAAATCCGTTAGAGAGCGTAGTCAAAAGAAATCAAGTAGACGACACGGTAGCAGCTCATCAGATTCCGACAGCGATTCTGGGACTGAGAAACCAAGCAGGGGCAGAAATACCAAGAAGCACAGAGGAGACTCGAGTGATGATGATAGAAGAAGGGTCCATCAAGATCGTAATCATCGTAGGGAGGATTCTCATGGGGGTAGACGTGATGAGGAATACAGTAGCCAGAGCTCATCACAACGTAGACGTCATGATACCAGAGACGAACCAAGGATCAAAGCAGAGAGAAGCAGTCGAGATGATCGGGGAGATGGGGATAGAGGAAGGCAACGTGTGAAGGAATATAGAGACAGACGATAG